Proteins encoded together in one Pseudorca crassidens isolate mPseCra1 chromosome 17, mPseCra1.hap1, whole genome shotgun sequence window:
- the PHF20L1 gene encoding PHD finger protein 20-like protein 1 isoform X10, with the protein MSKKPPNRPGITFEIGARLEALDYLQKWYPSRIEKIDYEEGKMLVHFERWSHRYDEWIYWDSNRLRPLERPALRKEGLKDEEDFFDFKAGEEVLARWTDCRYYPAKIEAINKEGTFTVQFYDGVIRCLKRMHIKAMPEDAKGQDWIALVKAAAAAAAKNKTGNKPRTSANSNKDKEKDERKWFKVPSKKEETSASLATPEVEKKEDLPTSSETFGLHVENVPKMVFPQPESTLSNKRKNNQGNSFQAKRARLNKITGLLASKAVGVDGAEKKEDNSETAPMLEQV; encoded by the exons gtatCCATCACGAATTGAAAAAATCGACTATGAGGAGGGCAAGATGTTGGTCCATTTTGAGCGCTGGAGTCATCGTTATGATGAGTGGATTTACTGGGATAGCAATAGGTTGAGACCCCTTGAGAGACCTGCATTAAGAAAAGAAGGGCTAAAAGACGAGGAAGACTTCTTT gattttaaaGCCGGAGAAGAAGTTCTGGCTCGTTGGACAGACTGTCGCTATTACCCTGCCAAGATTGAGGCGATTAACAAAGAAG GAACTTTCACAGTTCAGTTTTATGATGGAGTTATTCGTTGTTTAAAGAGAATGCACATTAAAGCCATGCCCGAGGATGCTAAGGGGCAG GATTGGATAGCTTTAGTCAAagcagctgctgcagctgcagccaagaataaaacaGGGAACAAACCTCGGACTAGCGCTAACAGcaataaagataaagagaaagatgAGAGAAAATGGTTTAAAGTACcttcaaaaaaggaagaaacttcaGCTTCTCTAGCCACACCAGAAGTTGAGAAGAAGGAAGATCTGCCCACATCTAGTGAAACATTTG GACTTCATGTAGAGAACGTTCCAAAGATGGTCTTTCCACAGCCAGAGAGCACATTATcaaacaagaggaaaaataatcaagGCAACTCATTTCAGGCAAAGAGAGCTCGACTTAACAAGATTACTG GTTTGTTGGCATCCAAAGCTGTTGGGGTGGATGGTgctgaaaaaaaggaagacaacaGTGAAACGGCTCCAATGCTGGAGCAGGTATGA